In Piliocolobus tephrosceles isolate RC106 chromosome 10, ASM277652v3, whole genome shotgun sequence, a single window of DNA contains:
- the SLC25A3 gene encoding phosphate carrier protein, mitochondrial, which produces MFSSVAHLARANPFNTPHLQLVHDGLGDLRSNPPGPTGQPRRPRNLAAAAVEEYSCEFGSAKYYALCGFGGVLSCGLTHTAVVPLDLVKCRMQVDPQKYKGIFNGFSVTLKEDGVRGLAKGWAPTFLGYSMQGLCKFGFYEVFKVLYSNMLGEENTYLWRTSLYLAASASAEFFADIALAPMEAAKVRIQTQPGYANTLRDAAPKMYKEEGLKAFYKGVAPLWMRQIPYTMMKFACFERTVEALYKFVVPKPRSECSKPEQLVVTFVAGYIAGVFCAIVSHPADSVVSVLNKEKGSSASQVLKRLGFKGVWKGLFARIIMIGTLTALQWFIYDSVKVYFRLPRPPPPEMPESLKKKLGLTQ; this is translated from the exons ATGTTCTCGTCCGTGGCGCACCTGGCGCGGGCGAACCCCTTCAACACGCCACATCTGCAGCTGGTGCACGATGGCCTCGGGGACCTCCGCAGCAACCCACCCGGGCCCACGGGTCAGCCACGCCGCCCTCGCAACCTGGCAGCCGCCGCCGTGGAAG AGTACAGTTGTGAATTTGGCTCCGCGAAGTATTATGCACTGTGTGGCTTTGGTGGGGTCTTAAGTTGTGGTCTGACACACACTGCTGTCGTTCCCCTGGATTTAGTGAAATGCCGTATGCAG GTGGACCCCCAAAAGTACAAGGGCATATTTAATGGATTCTCAGTTACACTTAAAGAGGATGGTGTTCGTGGTTTGGCTAAAGGATGGGCTCCGACTTTCCTTGGCTACTCCATGCAGGGACTCTGCAAGTTTGGCTTTTATGAAGTCTTTAAAGTCTTGTATAGCAACATGCTTGGAGAG GAGAATACTTATCTCTGGCGCACGTCACTATATTTGGCTGCCTCTGCCAGTGCTGAATTCTTTGCTGACATTGCCCTGGCTCCTATGGAAGCTGCTAAGGTTCGAATTCAAACCCAGCCAGGTTATGCCAACACTTTGAGGGATGCAGCTCCCAAAATGTATAAGGAAGAAGGCCTAAAAGC ATTCTACAAGGGGGTTGCTCCTCTCTGGATGAGACAAATACCATATACCATGATGAAGTTTGCCTGCTTTGAACGTACTGTTGAAGCACTGTACAAGTTTGTGGTTCCTAAGCCCCGCAGTGAATGTTCAAAGCCAGAGCAGCTGGTTGTAACATTTGTAGCAGGTTACATAG cTGGAGTCTTTTGTGCAATTGTTTCTCACCCTGCTGATTCTGTGGTATCTGtgttgaataaagaaaaaggtaGCAGTGCTTCTCAGGTCCTCAAGAGACTTGGATTTAAAG GTGTATGGAAGGGACTGTTTGCCCGTATCATCATGATTGGTACCCTGACTGCACTACAGTGGTTTATCTATGATTCCGTGAAGGTCTACTTCAGGCTCCCTCGCCCTCCTCCACCGGAGATGCCAGAGTCTCTGAAGAAGAAGCTTGGGTTAACTCAGTAG